CTGGTTCTTGAACTGCGTGTCATACAGTTTTTTATAGATCCCGTCCCGTAACAATAAGTCCGCATGTTTTCCTACTTCTGCGATCCGTCCTTTTTCCACGACAAGGATCTGGTCGGCCGCCAGTACCGTGGAAAGCCTGTGGGCAATAATAAAACTTGTCTTCCCTTTCAGCAGCGGAACCATTGCTTTTTGAATGTACAGCTCCGACACCGAATCCAGGGAAGAAGTTGCTTCATCAAAGATAATGATCCGGGGGGTTTTTAAGATGACGCGGGCGATCGAGATCCGCTGCTTCTCCCCTCCTGACAGCTTGATGCCTCTGTTCCCAACCACTGTTTGGTATTTGTCCGGCAGCGTCATGATAAAATCATGGATATAAGCCGCTCTGCAGGCTTCTATCATTTCATCTACCGTGGCATCTTCCCGGGCGTATTTTAGATTTTCTTCAATTGTATCATTAAATAAATAAGGCTCCTGCATCACAATGCCAATTTGTCTGCGCAGTGACTGAAGTGTTAGGTCCCTGATATCTTCTCCGTCAATTTTGACACAGCCGTTCACAACATCGTACAGTCTTGGGATCAGATTGGTAATGGTTGTCTTCCCTGCCCCGCTCGGACCGACCAGCGCGACCATGGTTCCGGACGCAACGGAAAAGTTGATATCCCGAAGAACGGGTATTTTACGGTCATACGAAAAAGAAACGTGTTCAAAGTCAACTTGACCGACAGCCGAGACGATTGTTTTCGCTTTGTCACGGTCCACAATCTCGATCGGCTGATCAAAATAGTCAAAGATCCGCTGAAACAAAGCGAACGAACGGACAACGCTGATATGGATATTTGACAGCTGAGCTGCAGGGGTATAAAGCCTGGCCAACAGCGCTACAAAAGCCACAATTTCCCCGACGGTGATTTCACCCTGCATATAGAGGTAGCCGCCAAAAAAATAGATG
This genomic stretch from Dehalobacter restrictus DSM 9455 harbors:
- a CDS encoding ABC transporter ATP-binding protein; its protein translation is MGLGRVRFIDDSVEMPNITGKMLARIFRYFIPYWKQTVVIILSLVISALLGLVPPLATRSILDEALPQHDMKYLTILMVVAIGAVVLSGLLMVGQNYLKTLIARNIIYKMKNQMFDHIQHMSLRFFSTVKPGEIITRMNSDINGVQEMLNSTIINTLNSTLTLVATAAALISMNWKLAMVGIVIIPLFVIPTRKVGKVRWKIVSQTQTKVDEVNQILQETFSISGSILMKIFTKEQADYTKFEKVNREESRLRMKESLAGQWFTMTISIFTFIGPMFIYFFGGYLYMQGEITVGEIVAFVALLARLYTPAAQLSNIHISVVRSFALFQRIFDYFDQPIEIVDRDKAKTIVSAVGQVDFEHVSFSYDRKIPVLRDINFSVASGTMVALVGPSGAGKTTITNLIPRLYDVVNGCVKIDGEDIRDLTLQSLRRQIGIVMQEPYLFNDTIEENLKYAREDATVDEMIEACRAAYIHDFIMTLPDKYQTVVGNRGIKLSGGEKQRISIARVILKTPRIIIFDEATSSLDSVSELYIQKAMVPLLKGKTSFIIAHRLSTVLAADQILVVEKGRIAEVGKHADLLLRDGIYKKLYDTQFKNQTI